The Glycine soja cultivar W05 chromosome 9, ASM419377v2, whole genome shotgun sequence sequence GCTAGTGTTTCTGCTACTACAGACGAAAAGGCTTTAATTCTTTGAGCAAAACCAGTAACAGCACTTTGGTTCAACTTGCCTCTTCTTTCCGTTGTGAAAATTGGACCTAGTTTTCTTTTCTATAAGGATCTCTTTTCCATAGAGCACCAATCATTATCTACTTTTGTTAACAAGACCACGAGATTGGCCCAAAATTTGTCAATCCAATTTGTTCAGTACTCCAAAAACCATTTGAATCTTGCACCTCccaatgcattttgaaacactCATTCcagaatattatataaatttgcaTTCCGGAAATAATTAAGAGGTACATGAATCAAAAGTGGGAGTGCAAGAAACAAATGCCCAAAAACAATACGAATGCTTGTGTGGGCGTGAGTGTGTTCAGGAGGAGGGGCGTGTCAAAAGGTTTATGTTCAAAGCATTTCTTTTGGGCTTCTGACCCAAACAATTCCTCCCAAGTCCTGACGATCCAACCCATTTCAAAGAATCTGAAATAGTGCTAGTGTGTCTGATTTCTACACTTAAATTAATACTCCTAGCATagcatgaaaatatttttatatcaatataatctatttcaaaatatatatttaaagcaCTCCTCAGTTTCAATTTCTTGTATAATTTTATGACCCAACTATGTATAATGTCTAAATGTGcaaatttatatgattttctGGTTGCTTGGAACCTTGTACTCATTATGAGATGACACATGCATACTTTCAGATAGATGAATCAGAAGACAACGTTGCATGGAAAGCAATAGGATACTGCGGACCTGATCCAGAATTCAAAGCTCAGTTGAAGAACCACTTTTTAGATGGAACATCTAAAGGAGGAGGGCAAGAGGAtaaggaagaagatgaagatgctGAAGAGATGATAGGACCCCTTTACAAAGGTCTAGTCCATCTGAACTACCCACAAGACATCACTGCAGATGCTCTAAGACGATTCGGATTCCCTGTATCGGTCATCCGTAGGAAGCATAAAGCTGCTGCCGCAAACTTGTCATGTCCTTCTTTGGTGATACAATGTGATGCAGTGGTGGTTGGTTCTGGCTCAGGAGGTGGAGTTATCGCTGGTGTTCTTGCAAAAGCTGGTTACAAAGTGCTGGTGTTGGAGAAAGGAGGCTATTCTGCTAAGAACAATCTTTCTCTTCTTGAAGGACCAACCATGGATCAAATGTACCTCAATGGTGGTTTGGTTGCAAGTGATGATATGGGTGTGTTTATTCTATCAGGATCCACTGTTGGTGGAGGGTCAGCAATCAACTGGTCTGCATGCATTAAAACCCCACAGCATGTGTGCAAGGAGTGGTGTGACAAACATGGTCTAGAGTTGTTTGAGAGTGAATTGTATAGAGAAGCCTTGGATGCTGTCTGTGGGAAGATGGGAGTTCAATCTGAGATTGAAGATGAAGGATTCAACAATGCAATACTAAGAAAAGGGTGTCAAGAAATGGGGTATCCTGTTAATAACATTCCTAGGAATTCTCCTTCAAATCACTACTGTGGCTGGTGTTGCATGGGTTGTAAGGATGGGAGGAAGAAGGGTACCTCAGAAACATGGTTGGTGGACTTGGTGAAATCTGGCAATGGAGCAATTCTTCCAGGTTGTGAGGCAATAAAAGTATTGcacaagaaaaaggaaggaaaggataGAAAGATTGCGCGTGGAGTGGCGTTTGAGTTTGAATATAAAGGAACTAAAGACGTTTGTGTGGTGGAATCCAAAGTCACAATTGTAGCATGTGGAGCACTGAGTACTCCAGCATTGCTTAAAAGAAGTGGCTTGAGGAACCAGAACATAGGGAAGAACTTGCATCTTCATCCAGTGGTAATGGCATGGGGCTACTTCCCagatgcacctgaatctgagGTGTGGCCAGAGGCATATAAGAAGAGCTATGAAGGAGGGATAATGACAGCAATGTCAACTGTTGTTGCAGAGTTTGAACAATCTGGATATGGTGCAGTGATCCAAACACCTTCATTGCATCCTGGTATGTTCTCAATTGTCACACCATGGACTTCTGGAATTGATATAAGAGACCGAATGCGGAAGTTTTCTAGAACAGCTCATATATTTGCACTGGCAAGGGATCAAGGATCAGGGACTGTAAAAGCACCAGACCGTATCAGTTATAAGCCTGCAGATGTAGATGAAGAGAATTTAAAGAAAGGAATTGAGAAGGTGCTGAGAATTCTGGCAGCAGCTGGTGCTGAAGAAATTGGAACACATCATAATAAGGGGAGGACCTTAAATGTAAAGCAGGTGAGCTATCATGAGTTTGAGAAATTTGTTAAAGAGGaaagttcaaggtcattgacaGACCTTACAACACCATTGTGCTCAGCACATCAAATGGGGAGTTGCCGGATGGGTTCTAATCCAAAGCAATCAGTGGTGAATCCAACAGGGGAGACATGGGAAGTGGAGGGCCTTTATGTGGCAGATGCAAGTGTCTTCCCAACAGCATTGGGTGTGAATCCAATGGTTACTGTTCAAGCTATTGCTTATTGCACAGCACAATCTGTTGTTGAAGTacttaaaaggaaaagaagtaaatgagaagaaaaaaaaatcttttgctGCTTTCTGTAGCTCCAATGGAACTGAATATTCATAGCATTGGGGCAGAAAACCTTGTTCAAATAATAATTGCTTGGTGACAAAAGCAATGgtcgaaatttaacaacttcatagtttattttatattttgtgcatatattttattataatctcAACTGTTGATTTTTAAATCAATGGCTATTACTGTATTTTATCCAGTAAGTGCACTCCACACTTCTTCAAAGGAGTCACATCCTTTTAAGAGAGCAGTTCTATAACTCAGAGTAACAATATTCCAGTTTTTTTCATGGCCATTGTTGTATTCTGGTGGAAACCTATAAGGCTTTAACAGTCACCCTGAGTGCAGCTAGTACTTCCTCCCCATGAATGGAAAGGTGATCCAAACGatcttcatcatgtcctcacatagcactaaatatatttttgacacCTACATATCAGATAAAATGTAACATACACAAAAGGGGGATCAGGAATTTTCTATGACACTAATAACAATCTGGTCCatcatatcattaatttatagCAAAGCCTATTGGTTTTGTTTAAAGATTGCTAAAAATATGAAGTCAACTTTTCATCTATGTACTGAGAAAGCAAATACCTTCCAAGACTTGCCCACTTTAACCTGCATGAAATTTACAAACTCTACAAGCCATACCATGAGCAAGTGAAAATATGATCAGTGTTATAGAAATTGAATCTTTGCCATCATAActttaaagtaaaatttatgttttgaaaaagGGTAATGTATCTGGAGTAAGCAAGAATTACTCATAATCTGTAGGTACTGACAGGAAGCTAGGAGCTGTTATCATCAAGACGCatgatcatttttctaaaattttatccTACAGTCCTCAAGATCCAGGAAAGAGCCTTCAGATCAATACTCATTTTTCATGCATATCCAGTCAGACTTAAAAGCAACCCAGAATTATTGCAGCACAGTACAATAGCCAGAAAAAGTAGAGAGGCATGATAGTCAGGCTCCTATTCTCATCATAAAGTGACAACATCACAAATTCTCAATAGCATCTCTTccacaaaataaaagaatcactATCAAAAGAAAGCAAACATCATCTCAGCTGACTAAACATTAAACGGATAATACACAACAATATTTCTCCCCTCTTAGACTAGCTAGTAGTACTACTGTTGTATTTACACAGCACTGTCATTTGGTTTACATGAAGTCTGGTTCTCCAATTATCTTTCATGGAAATCTGGCATTATTCCTTACGTGACAATGTGCCAGACaccttaaaaaaaaggaaatggtATCGTGAAAGCACTTCAGATCAAACAAGGCAAAGTTCCCAAACAAATGTTCATGTGAATAGGATAAGATATATTCTTCTAATGTTGTTACAGCTAAACCCCCAAAACCTTAGTAAACTTACTTATAAAATGTTAAAGTCTTCAGGACActctaaaatgaaaatatataatctTCAAAGTCAGCacttttgcaaaaataaaagaaactcaaaatgtttttaaaaaaaaagtcgttGATTACCAATCAGTTGCAATGTGGAACTACTTTTTTTCTTACctccaaaattacaataaacaaATAAGGTAAGCAATCCTAACTCAGAAAAAGTAACCCTATCTGTTTTATGGTGATTGATGGGATTGGAGATTGGTGAGGGGCCACTATCATTGAAACTTGATTAAGACTCTCACAAATTGGAATGTAAGTTGCACCCATTTGATAACTTGATACCCCTGCAATCGTcatcaaacaagaaaacattTAGATTTcgttttctttcattctttctgGAAGGGTGCAGGAGGAAGAAAAGCACAGCGTGACCCAGATGAACAtggaaggtaaaaaaaaaaaggcataaacTAATATTCCTCCAGCGCCCATTTGCAAGGtttgttgaatattttaaatgCAAGTCTCAAAAACGAAGAAAGCTATATTTTTTAACGCTGCGAATCCACACGCAATTTGAATTGGGAATAGGGTTTCAACAATTAAACAAGTCCAAGTCAAATTGAAACGGAACTCACGATGTGAAGAATAATAGTACTAGTTAGGCACCGTAGATTGGTGATGATTCTTTCTCTCCCAAGCCCACATGTCTTTACAGGAATCAAATCTGGGCCTTTAAAAGAGTGAATCTTGAGGAAACGTCAAAGAAAGAGAGGGTAATCAATCAATGCCAATTACAACTACCAAAGTAACAACTTCGGCACcttggttttaatttttaataattaattagttttccaATTCATGTCAATGTGGCCCCACATAAACCTCAAAGAGATAAGAGACTTCTATCTGTCATTTGGGTTTAAACGTGGAGGGAATACagacttttcttttatcttgagAAGTGGCATAAAGAGAACCTTCACCGCATAAACCGATAGAAAGAAAACTAGAAGAGAAGCCTACCTATAAAAGTGGCAATATTACTTCATTTTGAGGgcaattatgtatatatatttattaattcattAGTAATATAGATAAAGTAGAGAAAAATAGGAAACCTCCTTATGAGTCCTTAGCATCATCATTTCGAAAATTGACCATTCTATACAGATAATTGTTGTTGTGTACTCATGTTAtactatataataataataatattttgtgcAATTTTTGTCACCGATCTTGGTGTCTATCTGTATCTCTATTGCCATTTCAGCAAGCGGTTGACCAGACCAGCTACAAAACAAATGGAAAAGGTTTAGCTGGTTTTTTTCCAATTGACGAGGATAGATGCAGTTAGGAACGGTATCTCCTTCAAAACAATGATAGACATATTGGGAAGGAAGTCTCATCTACTATTCTACTACTTCTACAAAGGAAGGAACTCAAACAAGAGTTATTCCTTCCCTTATTCTCTCTTCTCTAGTGTTTTCACAGAAACAACCACCCCACCATGGTGGAAACTCCTCCAAAATGCAAACTCACATTCACATTAATCTTCTGCATCGTTATCTCCCACTCTCTTGGCTTAGTTTCCTTCACCTTGTGCATAGCCTCCGAGACTAAGAGGAACAAGGTGCATGATGTCTACACtactttaatttattaagaCTCTGCAGTTAGGATTTTCTGAATTATGAtgctttaatttgtttgttttgtagaaGGGGGATCTCAGATGGAATGGGAAACTATGTCATTTACCATCAAGTCCTGCATTTGGATTGGGTGTTGCATCTTTGGTTTGTTTGGTTTTGTCCCAAATCGTTGGGAATTCTATATTATTCAGGACTTATTGTTCAGGAGGGAAAAGAAACGCAAAGTTTGAGATACCTTTCGTTGCAAGGATTCTGCTTTTGATATCTTGGTGAGTTAACAATCTTTTGCATATCTGTTGTTAGTTGTTAGCACATCACATTCAACAATCACACTTTGCTTGCTTAATTATTGGCTTCTACATTGTCGTCATCATTTTTCCTGTTGGTTGGAATTGACATATTTTGCTCTAAAAACAAGTTTGATTTTTGTAACCACATCATAGAAAGTGGACACACCACCATCCAATCTTGTTATCAAACCCgaattttctttcttcaggTTGTGTTGATTTTGGCGATTAAATAAAGTCTATATCATTTTCAGAAACTGTGTGCCATTATTGGCCAAAGGTTGGCAAGCTTGAACCATTTTTAGGATGGAGACTACATAGCTAGAAAAGTAGGGGAGGGGTGGAAACGAGGAATTAACATAGACAGCTGGTCCGTTCTTCAAATATCATAAATGTTTAGATTACACCAACATTACATGATTCGTAGATAACCTTTCCCTTAAGAAAAATGTTAGGGATTATAGTTTTTCCTTTGGAACATTACTAACATTGGTAGTGGTCATGTTTGGCAGGCTTAGCTTTGGAATTgcagttattttattaattgttgCCACAAGCATGAGCAGAAGGCAGGCCTATGGGGAAGGGTGGTTGAATGGTGAGTGTTATCTTGTCAAAGGAGGGATTTACGTTGGTTTAGCAATATTGATCATAGTTTCAGTAGAATCGTTAATGGGTTCAGCTTTGTTAACAATGAAGACCAATGATGAAGCAGATCAGGGTAACAAAATACATGCACAAACGGAACGGAGTGACACTTGAGATTAAAGAATTTTATACATTATAGTAGAATGCAGACTCAGAGTATAAAATGGATTGAGGAACATCAACTGCTCCTAAAAGAGACATTTCTTTTaggaataacttttttttctttcgacTTACATTATACGAAAGAGACATATTCTTTTGTACACATTCTCTCCGAGCCTCATAGAGGAACACATTTTGGATCCCACCCGCATAATTAACAACTGTTTTGTAGTTTTTTAGTCTGTTATAGTTCTCAAGTGCTCAGTTGCaggcatcattttatttaattttaaagaattgtACGAGTTGCAGCcattgttttctttaattttaaacaattctaCGTGTTGGaggcattttaaaaaaaataaaaattaaacaattccACGATTCCCAGGCCACGCAAGGAATGATAATTTGCCCCCATAAAAGATATTATTCTTGGAACAACCAggccaaaataaataattctacgTGTTGCAGCCATTCTTTCCTCAAGTATGCCAGGCCCCAGATAGCACCTCAAGAACAAAATCAAACTCTTAatattgagataaaaaaaatcacaattacAGCCTAAAATAATTCTTAGGTGACAACAACCATTGGAAGTGGATGATTGGATCATCTAGGAATGAAATTTAAGTCCAATATTCAGCCTCTACCAcgtattgttaaaaaaataatcttatctcACGTTTTACTTTTCAGAATGGAGTGTTTTtaaaacaaggagaaaaaataCTTTCTGAATTGCAAGATAGACTCACAAAGCACCGAAAAAGACTAGGTATTTTGGGAGATATAATCTGAGATTAATTGAAACGAAAATTGGAAATTTGAGGGTTTGGGTTTgattcaataaaatttgggaatgaaaataaagaaatcagaaTGGGAAGGCGTCACACTCGAAGGATTGATAAGTCTACCAACGCCACGAGGATAAGCATCCTTGTTAAGTTCAAAGATTCAACCTAAGAGAACTAGTCTCACTCACAATAGATGACTTGTAATCTGATTTGCTTTTCATTCACAAGATAGAAGATAGATATAGCTAACCATAGGATATCAAAAGTCTAACtcctattatttattattgataacTATTTCAATTAAGTGActtaataattatcatttttagtcACTCAGCAGACATAAAAATACACCAAcaatcaatattattttaaacatcttATTACaaactttatttaataaaataaaataaaattagacacATTCGTTCCTCAAGTTGCTTTATTTAATTGACCAATTTGGACTTTATTCCTTGTAGTTGTGAATATGATATAATGAAATTTGCCATCATTTAGTTCAAGATTTCCTTTGATTTGTTAACATGTGTCCTTGTGATTGGTTCACCAAATTCTTGTATTGTTTcaatgtctatttttttgtttgattctcATCATTAGGATTTtgtatatgaattaaaaaataactaattaactaTAACCTCAATTTTAAAGATAAGTTTAGCTTAGTATGAGATGCTATCGAGGAGAATGCTGATTATATAGCAATATAATATGCGGCTTTCAGATTAGGGaccatttttatctttaaaaataaaacacgaTTTCACATTATTCTCTGATATTGAAAAGATCTCAATTaagttactaatatttttatttcatttaagttttttttaacttaatctCTTACtttaaacatatattaatataattacttGAGTCAATTTTTTCCAAATTTCAAACTATTGTGATTGATTGATTATGCTTTCAAAATCTTATTCAGAATTTCTTTAATCTTAAAGACAAATATGACAGTACTATATACTTGCACGAAAACGGTGGTTTACCCGTGGcaataaaatgtgaaaaatacgTGACAGGACAAACTGTGGGTCATCCATCATATGCCCCTACCCTAGCACTATGTCCATACTGTTTTCCTTATTAAGAAGACTGAATATCAAGCGAGACACGTACTATGTCGCCCTTTTTCAATAGATGAGATTAATAGAAAATCTAGCCGCCCTTGTCACAAACGCTAGCTTGACTTATTGTAACAAAGATCGGTGCTTACATTAGACAAAATAACATTATCATTATCAATACACATTCTCTCAATCACCTCTATTGGTCCCCTCCCTTTTCATCGTCAACATCCAACACCATTGCAGGTAATTGGGAGATGTAGAAATAATAATACTAGAAAATAATAGCATTTACCCTAAATATAATCTATGATAAAATCAATGGCATTTAAAAGAATTCCTAACATACAAATATGGTCCGGCCACTATACGCtagaatatatataaagttCAGAAAACTTCTTATTTTGATTCCCAACAAAAGCAACACCACCATGGGATATTGAACTGTAGAAATAATTATAAGCATTTTAAAAGTTATCATCATTATCATAAATCCATACACTAGGACTTGATGACAACGGCTATGTACGTCTCAAAAgatgtaattttctttaattgagGGACAGGGGGAGAGAAAATTGATCCAATATAACAGTAAGGAGTTCATCTGGCACTGATTATAGAATTATGGACAGTAATTACT is a genomic window containing:
- the LOC114424979 gene encoding long-chain-alcohol oxidase FAO4A-like — translated: MEDRSIGRKGSFRLGLGMDGKKDHSVVELGSIDTQRLLLSNGEREKKLQPLTNSLSPRQMKSLTALCDTILPSVANHFVDSSDESVTKFYQISASMTGTPERFGGMISERLKHPLTGLLKFVLWLLSTWYGTLIFCGIGCLSTQFPFIHTYPHLSLQKRQKIMRSWSLSYLRHFRMLFRTIKLLTLLIFFTQIDESEDNVAWKAIGYCGPDPEFKAQLKNHFLDGTSKGGGQEDKEEDEDAEEMIGPLYKGLVHLNYPQDITADALRRFGFPVSVIRRKHKAAAANLSCPSLVIQCDAVVVGSGSGGGVIAGVLAKAGYKVLVLEKGGYSAKNNLSLLEGPTMDQMYLNGGLVASDDMGVFILSGSTVGGGSAINWSACIKTPQHVCKEWCDKHGLELFESELYREALDAVCGKMGVQSEIEDEGFNNAILRKGCQEMGYPVNNIPRNSPSNHYCGWCCMGCKDGRKKGTSETWLVDLVKSGNGAILPGCEAIKVLHKKKEGKDRKIARGVAFEFEYKGTKDVCVVESKVTIVACGALSTPALLKRSGLRNQNIGKNLHLHPVVMAWGYFPDAPESEVWPEAYKKSYEGGIMTAMSTVVAEFEQSGYGAVIQTPSLHPGMFSIVTPWTSGIDIRDRMRKFSRTAHIFALARDQGSGTVKAPDRISYKPADVDEENLKKGIEKVLRILAAAGAEEIGTHHNKGRTLNVKQVSYHEFEKFVKEESSRSLTDLTTPLCSAHQMGSCRMGSNPKQSVVNPTGETWEVEGLYVADASVFPTALGVNPMVTVQAIAYCTAQSVVEVLKRKRSK
- the LOC114424980 gene encoding uncharacterized protein LOC114424980 codes for the protein MVETPPKCKLTFTLIFCIVISHSLGLVSFTLCIASETKRNKKGDLRWNGKLCHLPSSPAFGLGVASLVCLVLSQIVGNSILFRTYCSGGKRNAKFEIPFVARILLLISWLSFGIAVILLIVATSMSRRQAYGEGWLNGECYLVKGGIYVGLAILIIVSVESLMGSALLTMKTNDEADQGNKIHAQTERSDT